From a region of the Hallerella porci genome:
- a CDS encoding class I SAM-dependent RNA methyltransferase, whose translation MKKNATVILRMEKMAQGGDAISHLEDGRICFVAGALSGELAEVVLTQNKKDYAKGFAQKILESSAERVTPACPLYGKCGGCSLEHASFAFQLEMYRSAVEELFRRFAKTELPAGWKIHSGNPYGYRNRARLVRAGNGYGFRENQSHRIIPISHCKILSPALNRFLADGKFPKVEEISLFDNGKGKVSYFYKGMRESEFQKFAQNTVQINDVKISMDSACFFQSNLEVLPELVNAVVESAGSGNYLIDLFSGVGFFASILQKNFKRIVTVEREEKALVHANQNVPSAKNISSPAEEWLLQNDASGADVLIVDPPRTGLPPSALDAIVQAKPEKLLYISCDPATLARDFRKFSESGFSIVRAEGFAFYPQTPHFEMFLELCAKSNLEIL comes from the coding sequence ATGAAAAAAAATGCAACGGTCATTCTGCGGATGGAAAAAATGGCGCAGGGCGGCGATGCGATTTCGCATTTAGAAGATGGTCGAATTTGTTTTGTTGCAGGCGCACTTTCGGGAGAACTCGCCGAAGTTGTTTTAACGCAAAACAAAAAAGATTACGCCAAAGGATTTGCTCAAAAAATTCTCGAAAGTTCTGCGGAACGTGTAACGCCTGCGTGTCCGCTTTACGGAAAATGCGGCGGTTGTTCTTTGGAACACGCATCGTTTGCATTTCAACTCGAAATGTATCGTAGCGCGGTCGAAGAACTCTTTCGGCGATTTGCCAAAACGGAATTGCCCGCAGGTTGGAAAATTCACAGCGGAAATCCTTACGGATACAGAAATCGTGCGCGTTTAGTGCGAGCGGGAAATGGTTACGGTTTCCGCGAAAATCAAAGTCATCGCATTATTCCGATTTCGCATTGTAAAATTCTTTCGCCCGCATTAAACCGTTTTCTCGCCGACGGAAAATTTCCAAAGGTCGAAGAAATTTCTCTCTTCGATAATGGCAAAGGAAAAGTTTCGTATTTCTACAAAGGCATGCGCGAAAGTGAATTTCAAAAGTTTGCGCAAAATACGGTGCAGATAAATGATGTGAAAATTTCGATGGATTCCGCGTGCTTTTTTCAATCGAATTTAGAAGTGCTTCCAGAATTGGTTAACGCAGTCGTTGAATCGGCGGGCTCGGGAAATTATCTCATCGATTTATTCAGCGGCGTCGGATTTTTCGCTTCGATTTTGCAGAAAAATTTTAAGCGCATCGTGACTGTAGAACGCGAAGAAAAAGCGCTCGTTCATGCGAATCAAAATGTTCCGTCTGCAAAAAATATTTCGTCGCCGGCAGAAGAATGGCTTTTGCAAAATGACGCATCGGGCGCAGATGTTTTAATCGTAGATCCGCCGCGGACAGGACTTCCGCCGTCTGCGTTAGATGCAATCGTTCAAGCGAAGCCGGAAAAATTACTTTACATTTCTTGCGACCCCGCGACCCTTGCACGCGATTTTCGAAAATTTTCAGAAAGCGGATTTTCCATTGTGCGCGCCGAAGGTTTTGC
- the xseB gene encoding exodeoxyribonuclease VII small subunit, translating into MSEQNNRYQKAMNRLEEILTKIDQSDVSVDELASQVEEATKLLRECKVILSETEKNVQKALSDLNEETAKDSNNG; encoded by the coding sequence ATGAGTGAACAAAATAATCGTTATCAAAAAGCGATGAATCGCTTGGAAGAAATTTTAACGAAAATTGACCAAAGCGATGTGAGCGTTGACGAACTCGCAAGCCAAGTAGAAGAAGCGACGAAACTTCTCCGAGAATGCAAAGTGATTCTTTCGGAAACCGAGAAAAATGTGCAAAAAGCACTTTCGGATTTGAACGAAGAAACGGCGAAGGATTCGAATAACGGATGA
- a CDS encoding ABC transporter ATP-binding protein codes for MSESLKVENISVYYPMRSGVFSRVSHYFKAVQDVSFTLEAGEILAVIGESGCGKSTLAQALVGLLPWHSGSYSVFGKSVDVKNPKAFSEVRKSVQMVFQDPFSSLNPRQTVSQILTFPLMAQGISKKEAQKKAEQELEWVGLPTDSLERFPHEFSGGQRQRIGIARALMVDPKVIIADEVTSALDVSVQAQVLELLQKLRKELGISLVFISHDILLVRSFADKVIVMYKGKKMEEGNVQDVLVNPKHPYTQALIASVPTLDFDKPPKVPEMMDFSV; via the coding sequence ATGAGCGAATCGCTGAAAGTCGAAAACATCTCGGTTTATTATCCGATGCGAAGCGGCGTGTTTTCGCGGGTTTCGCATTATTTTAAAGCGGTGCAAGATGTTTCGTTTACTTTAGAAGCGGGCGAAATTTTAGCGGTCATCGGCGAATCGGGCTGCGGAAAAAGTACATTAGCGCAAGCGCTTGTCGGACTTTTGCCGTGGCATTCGGGCTCTTATTCTGTTTTTGGAAAATCGGTGGATGTTAAAAATCCGAAAGCATTTTCCGAAGTCCGCAAATCGGTGCAGATGGTTTTTCAAGATCCTTTTTCCAGTTTAAATCCGCGGCAAACCGTTTCGCAGATTTTAACTTTCCCGCTGATGGCGCAAGGAATTTCAAAAAAAGAAGCGCAGAAAAAAGCGGAGCAAGAATTGGAATGGGTTGGGCTTCCGACAGATTCTTTGGAACGTTTTCCGCATGAATTTTCGGGCGGGCAACGGCAGCGCATCGGCATTGCGCGCGCACTCATGGTCGATCCCAAAGTGATTATCGCCGACGAAGTGACGAGTGCTCTCGACGTTTCGGTGCAAGCACAAGTTTTAGAATTGCTTCAAAAATTGCGAAAGGAACTCGGCATTTCTCTCGTCTTCATTTCGCACGATATTCTCCTCGTGCGTTCTTTTGCAGACAAAGTCATCGTCATGTACAAAGGCAAAAAAATGGAAGAGGGAAATGTGCAAGATGTTTTAGTGAATCCGAAACATCCTTATACGCAAGCGCTCATCGCAAGTGTTCCCACTTTGGATTTTGATAAACCGCCGAAAGTTCCTGAGATGATGGATTTTTCTGTATGA